The genomic DNA TAGTTGGTATAAACTCGGAAATTGATCTTTCAACGGTTCGTTTCCCATCCATAAGTCAACCCAAAACAAAGTTTTGTCACCCCTACCCACTTTACTTCTGAAACTTGtattaatatttatatttttccTCGTGAAATCTTTGGCTATTTCCCCAATGTTTTTCCAAACCCCCGCCAAGGATTTTTTAAAAGGAATTGATTCGGTCCTTCTTTGCTTTCCATGTAGCGAGCCTATAACTCTTGACCACAGATTTTCCGGTTCCATCCTATATCTCCACCACCATTTTGCTAAGAGGGCCAAATTCATATCCTTCAGGTTACCTATTCCCAATCCCCCAAAATCTTTCAACGCAACCACTTTCTCCCATTTCACCCATCTAATTTTATTATTTGGTGAGCTCCCACCCCATAGAAATTTTCTCCGTATCCCTTCTAAAACCTTTAAAACGCCACTTGGGCATTTGTAAAGGGAGAAGTAATAGTTTGGTAGACTACCCATAACCGATTTAACTAGTACAACTCTCCCCGCAAATGATAGCGTCTTTGCCTTCCAATTTGTGAGCTTTTTGTTAAACAAATCAATAACTTCCTTCCAATGTGCCAGTCTATTCATATTCGCTCCCACTTTTAAACCTAAGTACACAAACGGGAATTTACCTTCTTTGCAATTAAAATGTGAAGCCATACTTCTCACTTCCTCCACACTTGAACCCACCCCATATAAATGGCTCTTCCGAGAATTTACTTTTAAACCTGATATTAAATAGAAAATTCGTAGAATCCTTTTGAGATTCTTTAAATTAGTTTCCTCCCATTCTCCCAAAAATATCGCGTCGTCCGCATAAAACATGTGTGTCAAATATGGCCCATTCCTTGGCAGTTTTACACCTTGGAATATAGCCTTTTCTTCAGCTTTTATCATCAGCACATGAAGGGCCTCCATGGCAATGATGAACAAAAAAGGAGACAGGGGGTCACCTTGCCTAAGGCCTCTATTGTAATGGAATTCGGCTGTAGGTGACCCATTCACCAAAACTGATCCTTTCCCCGCGAATAGTATTCCCATAACCCAGTTTCTCCACCTTGGAGGGAAGCCCATATGTGACAAGATTGAGATCAAAAACTTCCAATTTAATGTGTCATACGCCTTCTCTATATCTGCTTTGAATACAAGCAATCGCTTACCCGACCGTTTTCCCCACCCCACCACTTCATTTATAATTAGTGGGCCTTCTACTATATTTCTACCCGCCATGAAAGCCGATTGGACATTTGAAACCACCTTCTTAATAACCTTTTTAATTCTATTAGCAAGCACTTTAGAAATTACCTTATTTATCACGCCAATCAGGGATATAGGTCTAAAATCTGAAGGGGTAATTGGATCATTTACCTTCGGTATAAGAGCAATGAACGAGGCGCTGCACGAATGGTGAATCGACCCATGTATGTAGAACTGATTCATGATCTCCATCATTATTCCTTTCACTTCCTCCCAATATGTTTTTATGAACTTGAAAGTAATGCCATCCGGTCCGGGCGACTTGTCTGAACCACAATCCCATACAGCCCTTCTTACCTCTTGTAACGAGAACTGACGCACTAAACCCTCCGCATCGTCCCCACTCAGCTTTTTAAAACCACCTGCTCCGATTCTCGGTCTTACGTACACCGGTTCTTTAAATTTTTCTTGGAATGACATCAgaaattgtgtttttatttcCCTTGGGTCCGATACCCACACCCCGTTTATCCATAAACCGCTGATCTTGTTCCTAGCTATATGATTATTCACTATCGAGTGAAAATATTTGGTATTCTCATCCCCCAATCCTATCCAATTTGCCCTCGCCTTCTGTTGTAGGTCCGATGCGATCTTACCGTGCCACCTTTTAATTTTATCTTTGCAATCTTGCCATAAAGCTATCTCTTCTCTCGACAATGCTCTACTTTCTGCTGATGCGTCCAATTGTGACAGCTTGTTCAGGGCTTCCGACAAGTCTTTCTCCTCTTCCTCTTTTCTATTTTTACGCCATTTTTTTAATTCTTCTTTCACTGCCTTAAGTTTTATAGCCAGAACTTCATCCTTAAATCTCGATTCACATATCGAATTAAGGCCCTTCCTCACTGTCTCGTCAAAGCCCACCAAGTCGAACCAACTGTTAAACATTCTAAAGGGGGTCAGACCAAAGCTATTATATATGGTGTTTAAAATAAGTGGGCTATGATCCGAGATATTTCTACCGAGTGCTAGTAATGAAGCATTTGGCCATTTATTCATGAAATTTTCACACACCAAGACTCTATCTAGTTTACTCAGATTTGTACCGTCACCGGATAAAAAAGTGTACTTCATCCCCCCCATATTGTATTCCTGGAACCCCCCTCTACTTATAAAACTATTAAAGCATAAGGCAGCCCCTGCATCAAACTGTGAGTTAAACCTCTCATCGGGAAATCTAACTTCATTGAAATCCCCTAACATTATCCATAACCCCGTAATTGAATTCTTAACTGACAATAATTCTTCCCACATGATTCTCCTATTATTTTTACTTGTCGAACCATAAACATTTACGATAACCAGGTCTATATCGTCGCCCACAATCTTGCCTTTTATCAAGacaaaattttgatttttcaaCTCCTGTTCTTTTTTAAAAACAGTAGGATTCCAGATTGATAATAATCCCCCAGACCGACCCTCCGCGTCAACTTTCgagaactcgaaactcgaattatccCAGAACCGAGCAATTCTACTTAAGGATAAGTCCCTAAACTGCGTTTCTTGAATGGCAAAAAAGGACAAGTTATACTTACTAATTAGACGCCTAACTTCAGCCGCTTTCCCTGCTCCTCCGGCTCCTTTAATGTTGATGGATCCGAAATTCATTGCTTCCTAACATCCACCTGGTCTTCAATAACCGACTTGTTTACCAACGAAACGTGCTTCGATAGGTCAACCCCCAACATCTCCCCAATTTTTACTGTTTCAACCGTTTCCTTACCCACCACTTGTTCTATTTCGCCTATCTCGACATCATTCTCTTCATTCCCACTCACGAAGACATGTTGCCCTAGTAAATCTGAATTGTCATCCTCCTCCCATTCTGAGTTCAATTCATCATCTACACTCTGCCCCTTGCCTTCAAACAAGCTAAATTCTTCCTCAGCGGCTCTATTTTTTCCTTTGTTTTTTCTTCTGCTCGATCTCCTTTTCTTCAAAGATAGTCTCCTTTTTACTCTAATTCTAGAATCATCCGACAGTTCGATATTTAAGTCTGGGATTTTATTTTTTCCAACAGAATTTTGTGGTTTTAATGAGTTCACACGGGCCTCCGCCAGTGAAACTCTTTTCCTCTTCTTTTGGATTATGCTATCAGGCCCGCCTGCTTCCTTAGTAGGCCCTCCCTCCGTGTTTGATATAATTGGGTCACCCAACACACCCACACTAGGCCCATTTTCTAACTTTGGGGCTGTTATCTTGTCCGGCCCACTATTACTATCCATACGATCCCCTTTATTTTGACTTTCTGTAGTGGACCCCTCCTCATTAGTAGCCTCCAAACTGGGAATTAATATTTCTTTTATTGCGGCGGCCGGCTCCTCGGTTCCATCATTGTTGCAATCAAAATCTTCCGACTGTACATCTTCCGACTGTTCTTCCTGGTCCAACTGTTCATTTTCCGCCTTTTCGTTTACCAACTGTGGCTTCGCCGGAATCGGAGCAGGTTCTCCGATCACCTCTGTCTCCATGTTGACCGGCTGTGAAGTGACATCGTTTGCTCCTGGGTATTGTTCCTCGTCCTGGTCTTGTTCCTTAACGAACTCCGGAGTCCAGAACTGATTTATCTCCGAGACCCAGACGTCAAAAGACTGATTCTTCCATCTAATTGGTATTTTTTCTTCGATTGTTGATCCGTTCTATACTAGGACGCCAATAACTTCTTCGTTAAAACACACATCCTTCTCGTCCGCATCCGACTTTTTTATTACTTTACCAAACTTCTCGCCAATACATTCAAAAACTGTGTCTATCCATAGTTGTAATGGGACTCCTCTGATTCTCAGCCATGCAATTCTTTCGTAAGGTATTCTTTCTCCGTTCCAAACGCTTATACACCTGAACCATTCCTTCCGATTGTCTTCCTTTTTCAAGAACAAGTTAAGTTCTTCTATTGAATCAAACACTACCAATAATTTCAGCCCACCCAAATATCTGACCTGTGCCCTATTCACTCCCAGATCTTTCATCATCTGACTAGCTCCCCTTAGTGCCTCAATACTGTGTAATTCTCCAATTACCGAAGAACCTCTCCATGCTTTTAGTGGGACCGATTCGTTTGCGAATCTTAGTTCACTTACGTTTACTTGGTGTTTCGGTCTGCCTGATACAACGTCTGCCCAGGTAGTTCCTTGTTTCACGTGCCCGTTATTTGGAGCCGACCGCTCGTTGTTTACTGGAGCGACTGGGTCTTGTATCTTTTCCGTCCAAACCTTACTTTTTCCCCGTGTCTTCTTTTCCACTTTAACAAATCTGGCGACGTTTGCTCTAATCCTCCATCCATAGAAGTTCATTTGATTCAAAGCTTTGACCATCTTATCGGTGTCTTTCACATTGACAAACCTCAGGAAACCAAAACGATTCTTCCATTTATCCAGTTTTCTTGCTATATAGGCATCCACTATGTGTCCGTAATTCTTACATTCTATCCATAATTCTCCGTCTGTAATGTGTGGATGCAGATTAGAGACATAAAAGGTTACTGCTTTTTCCTTTTTGTCTTCGTCATTGTATTCCGATACTATCTCGCCttcctctctcttctctctctccatGGCTACTCCGATAGAACAAATGAACAGAATACAAACCGACCTAGAGGTGTTAATGGGATTCGAACCAGTCTAGCTTAACTATACTCAGATAGCCGCGACCGGTATCAGACCCGCTAAGCCCTCCGGGAGACCGTCAATACTCTGCGGGAAAGGAGGCCAGGAGAAAGATGTCACTCACCAGATTAAAAAGAGATATTCACTCGAAACGCAGGCAGAAGCTTCAACCAAGATATGGAGAACGGTACGACTGGACAAGGATTGTTATCCAGGACCCTTCACAATATTCCGGCGAGGCTAAACTCCGGCGTCTTTTCAGCTCCTCACTTTAGTCGGCTTTAAATTTAAAAAGTTAACACCTTCAATTTGTTGAAAATCTCCTCACAATTTACCTATTGTAGATTTATACTCTTTATCATTTTTAAGTCATAAATAGTATTCGGCTGATCCTACAAGAGTACAAGTGGGTTCGCTACGTGCATTAATCCTTTCAAGTTAGACAAACCAATTGATTTCGAATAGCCACCGTTgtttcttttgtttcctttatgTGATATACTTGTACACATACATTAATCTTAGTAGTATCAAACAGTAACCAAAAGAAATATTTAAAAACTCACCGGTAAAAGTTCACAAAACCTTTATTCAAAAATTATATCTCCAAATGTATGAAGAGTAATTTTGAAAACACCAAGTTTTACTTTAAGATTAAATAAAACCATGTTAACAAAATTCTAAGTTACATAATACGATCAGGTTTGGAAAAGATAATAATATGCCATTACTATTATTGAGTGCTCATAGTTATACATACTTTCACTTAACAGAAGCCTAATCTCTAAACTCAATTTTAATTCAAGACTTTATCTTAATTGTGTGGGAAACCATGAGGGCTAAGACTCATGAGCAAAACACAAACTATCAAAATTATTAGCGTTTTATGTTCTTAATAAAATAAGGTCTTAGTCTCCGGAACAAAACGAGATTACCACACCACATCCGAAccaactaataaaaaaaataacagaAGCAAAAGAGCAGACTGTTACCTCAATAAAAGAGTGAACTGAATGGATTAGAGCGGTGACAAAGGCCGGTTCAAGATGAATACGTGGTGGTATACGGCCGTGTATGGAGCAGCTCGACAGCTGCGGATGGAGGTGCCATGACGAAGTAATGACGCGAGTGCTTATCGCGGAGAAATAAGGCAGTGTAGAACTCGAGATCAGAAGTGTATATGCATGTTTTGGCAGGGTGCGGTGGTGATCGTTGCGGCTCGAAATAGAGACTGAGTAAATCGGCTACAagacttaaacagatgttgatTGTGTTCGTTTATCGTTGTGggttgatgatgatgttgagcCGGAGTACAAACGTAGAGAAGGAAAAGGTGAGGCGGctaatattctttttttttaggGTTCTGCTCAAGGATTTTAAAAAGTGAAAGATTGCTAATAGCATAATCTAATCCCAAAGGTTTCAGTCAATTAGTTGGAATGAAGTCAAACATTAAACTATAGCAAATAAAGTTTGCAAACTTATAGTAATTATCTTCTATGAATATAGGCCATTAAAACTCACTAATATTTT from Helianthus annuus cultivar XRQ/B chromosome 7, HanXRQr2.0-SUNRISE, whole genome shotgun sequence includes the following:
- the LOC110924963 gene encoding uncharacterized protein LOC110924963 encodes the protein MEREKREEGEIVSEYNDEDKKEKAVTFYVSNLHPHITDGELWIECKNYGHIVDAYIARKLDKWKNRFGFLRFVNVKDTDKMVKALNQMNFYGWRIRANVARFVKVEKKTRGKSKVWTEKIQDPVAPVNNERSAPNNGHVKQGTTWADVVSGRPKHQVNVSELRFANESVPLKAWRGSSVIGELHSIEALRGASQMMKDLGVNRAQVRYLGGLKLLVVFDSIEELNLFLKKEDNRKEWFRCISVWNGERIPYERIAWLRIRGVPLQLWIDTVFECIGEKFGKVIKKSDADEKDVCFNEEVIGVLV